A portion of the Mesobacillus sp. AQ2 genome contains these proteins:
- a CDS encoding LysR family transcriptional regulator translates to MDIRHLEYFTEVAKHLSFTKASQTLHVTQPSISKAIKNLEGELGVPLFYRSSKQLELTDAGKAVLINAKEVLQAFKNLTLELTDIMELKSGEIRIGIPPIVGAAFFSKFISQYKEKYPLVKITLTEVGTKKIKLGVEEGTLDIGLICTLPAPNSSFEIINVIKDPLMLIVHRDHGLALKKEVHFSELDNEPFILYRKDFTLYDLIIEECSKNHFQPNIVCESSQKDFLLGMVEGKMGIALLPSKICKNISNDEIAVIPLVQSNVNLELGMIWKKNKYLPFTVREFITTSRQYLELES, encoded by the coding sequence ATGGACATTCGTCATTTGGAGTACTTTACAGAGGTAGCGAAGCATTTAAGCTTCACGAAAGCTTCACAAACATTGCATGTAACCCAGCCTTCAATCAGCAAGGCAATTAAAAATTTAGAGGGAGAATTGGGTGTTCCTTTATTTTACCGTTCCTCAAAGCAGCTGGAATTAACGGATGCAGGAAAAGCGGTATTAATTAATGCAAAGGAAGTTTTACAGGCATTCAAAAACCTCACACTTGAGTTAACTGACATTATGGAACTGAAAAGCGGGGAAATAAGAATCGGCATTCCTCCTATTGTGGGTGCTGCCTTCTTTTCAAAGTTCATAAGCCAATATAAAGAGAAATATCCTCTAGTGAAAATAACTTTAACAGAAGTAGGGACCAAGAAAATAAAGCTGGGTGTAGAGGAAGGAACTTTGGATATAGGTCTGATTTGCACATTGCCTGCCCCTAACAGCAGCTTTGAAATCATAAATGTAATAAAGGATCCTTTGATGTTAATTGTCCATCGGGACCATGGATTAGCTTTAAAAAAAGAGGTGCACTTCTCTGAATTGGATAATGAGCCGTTTATACTATACCGGAAAGACTTCACGCTTTATGACCTAATCATTGAGGAGTGTTCCAAGAATCACTTCCAGCCCAATATCGTCTGTGAAAGTTCACAAAAGGATTTCCTGCTTGGAATGGTCGAGGGAAAAATGGGAATAGCACTATTGCCTAGTAAAATTTGCAAAAATATAAGCAATGATGAAATTGCTGTCATTCCTCTTGTTCAATCAAATGTTAATCTAGAGCTGGGGATGATTTGGAAAAAAAATAAATACTTACCCTTTACTGTCCGTGAATTTATAACTACCTCCCGGCAATATCTTGAGCTGGAAAGCTAA
- a CDS encoding DUF3231 family protein, which produces MDYSRVNAEVLKYSEDGINIMIANEWLEQPPLSVDRKDLTKS; this is translated from the coding sequence GTGGATTATTCCCGAGTGAATGCAGAGGTCCTCAAATATTCAGAAGATGGTATTAATATCATGATTGCGAACGAATGGCTTGAGCAGCCACCCTTATCAGTTGACCGAAAGGATCTTACCAAAAGTTAA
- a CDS encoding MGMT family protein: MTQFTKNVINIIKNIPSGKVMTYGQIAKAAGSPRAARQVVRILHSMSEKYNLPWHRVINSKGEIGFKDEEMFQTQKSLLISEGVQFKSDRAISLLVYLWDIDWEFGEQP; this comes from the coding sequence ATGACGCAGTTTACAAAAAATGTGATTAATATCATTAAAAATATTCCATCTGGAAAAGTCATGACATATGGCCAAATCGCAAAAGCCGCTGGAAGCCCAAGAGCAGCAAGACAGGTTGTCAGAATCCTGCATTCCATGTCAGAAAAATATAACTTGCCATGGCATAGAGTCATTAATTCCAAAGGGGAAATTGGTTTCAAGGATGAGGAGATGTTTCAAACCCAGAAATCTTTGCTAATCTCAGAAGGTGTTCAATTTAAGTCTGATCGAGCAATTTCCCTTCTTGTTTATTTATGGGATATAGATTGGGAATTTGGTGAACAACCTTGA
- a CDS encoding CBO0543 family protein codes for MNKYLIVLGTISLQEVLDAEAKYHKILRAYWHENNFLTYEWWFLVVLSIVPAIIWWMKVDKTRLIENTSFGLFYGVTAIFLDSIGTNAMVWTYPVRLTPYLNPQLYPYDVGVVIIPFMLVYQRFSSSFKKFFIATGLLSLFLAFMAEPFMVHLGIYKEFTWKHIYSFPIYWLLGLMCWAIIKKFKSYST; via the coding sequence TTGAATAAATATCTTATTGTTTTAGGCACCATCTCGCTGCAGGAAGTATTGGATGCCGAGGCAAAATATCATAAGATATTAAGGGCATATTGGCACGAGAATAATTTTTTGACATATGAATGGTGGTTCCTTGTTGTCCTTTCCATTGTTCCGGCTATTATCTGGTGGATGAAGGTCGATAAAACAAGACTGATTGAAAATACTTCATTTGGTCTTTTTTATGGAGTCACAGCCATCTTCCTGGATTCAATTGGCACCAATGCCATGGTGTGGACATATCCAGTCAGGCTGACTCCATATTTAAATCCGCAGTTATATCCCTATGATGTTGGAGTTGTCATCATACCTTTCATGCTCGTATATCAAAGGTTCAGCAGTTCGTTTAAGAAATTTTTCATCGCAACTGGACTGTTATCTCTTTTCCTGGCATTTATGGCAGAGCCATTTATGGTCCATCTTGGAATTTATAAAGAATTCACATGGAAACATATATATAGCTTCCCAATTTACTGGTTATTGGGATTGATGTGCTGGGCAATCATTAAAAAATTCAAATCATATTCCACATAA
- the ppc gene encoding phosphoenolpyruvate carboxylase, with translation MTSGIEVNDSSLPLRRDVKMLGNILGDILVYHGGVELFEKVEKIRAMCKTLRNQNDPETYTALKTEIAGLSVPMRKNIIRAFSVYFHLINAAEQNHRIRRRRDYLLDSDISTQPGSIEAAILSLKDNYISSDIIQNVINAISLELIITAHPTEATKRSILEIQKRIADILKSLDNPLLSRKEREKVEESLFNEVSVLWQTDELRDRKPTVIDEVRNGLYYFDKTLFDVLPEIHQEVETSLKEHYPEHEWKVPHFLRFGSWIGGDRDGNPNVTPEVTWETLQRQRRLVLKKYKAVLVDLMKRFSHSTTRAAVSEELLESVKRDEEKYLADDQKWNVEGEVYRRKFAVIIQRLKEAGRSEIGYKASEELLDDLLVIKRSIYQHHPVHHELKTLQKLIRQVQLFGFHLATLDIRNHSGEHEAAIAEILKKVGITQDYSALSEEGKQELLVKLLENPRPLLLLHEDYSKETQEMIEVFQMIKRAHQEFGKRSISVYLVSMTQSASDLLEVLILAKEAGIYRLHADGTLESDLNVAPLLETIDDLTAGPKIMETLFNLPLYRNHLNKMGDQQEIMLGYSDGSKDGGTLTANWKLYKAQLEINEMAKRYNIALKFFHGRGGSLGRGGGPLHRSLLSQPVETLGQGVKITEQGEVLSSRYLLKDIAYRSLEQATSTMMKAAANVLKESEQGHVRDKRWVDAIEEISAVSLKKYQSLVFEDPDFLVYFNQATPLKELAELNIGSRPMSRKNSSKFENLRAIPWVFAWTQSRQLFPAWYAAGSGLQSFAQENSGNLKLLQEMYAEWPFFRSTIDNLQMALMKADITTAQEYTSLVEDKSIADRIFSNILEEYERTRNILLQISEDEELLDHTPNIKDSVHRRNPYVDPLNFIQVELIKELRKDENPDDELLTQVLLTISGVAAGLRNTG, from the coding sequence ATGACATCAGGAATTGAAGTAAATGACAGCAGTTTGCCATTGCGCCGGGATGTGAAAATGCTTGGAAACATCCTTGGTGACATACTTGTCTATCATGGCGGAGTGGAATTGTTTGAAAAAGTAGAAAAGATCAGGGCAATGTGTAAAACACTCAGAAATCAAAATGACCCTGAAACATACACGGCTTTAAAAACGGAAATTGCAGGATTGTCTGTTCCGATGAGAAAAAATATCATTCGCGCGTTTTCAGTCTATTTCCATTTAATCAATGCAGCAGAACAAAACCATCGGATCCGCAGACGCCGCGACTATCTGCTCGATTCGGACATAAGCACACAGCCAGGTTCAATAGAAGCAGCCATCCTTTCACTAAAAGACAATTATATATCCTCCGATATTATTCAAAATGTCATCAATGCCATATCGTTGGAATTAATCATCACAGCCCACCCTACAGAAGCTACTAAGCGCTCTATCCTTGAAATACAGAAAAGGATTGCGGATATCCTTAAAAGCCTTGATAATCCGCTGTTATCCCGGAAAGAGCGTGAGAAGGTAGAGGAAAGCTTATTCAATGAGGTTTCTGTCCTGTGGCAGACAGATGAACTGAGAGACCGCAAACCGACAGTCATTGATGAAGTCAGGAATGGACTATATTATTTTGACAAGACATTGTTCGATGTCCTGCCTGAAATCCATCAAGAGGTGGAAACTAGTTTGAAAGAACATTATCCGGAACATGAATGGAAAGTCCCTCATTTCCTGCGCTTTGGATCTTGGATTGGCGGTGACAGGGATGGGAATCCAAATGTCACACCTGAGGTCACATGGGAAACATTGCAAAGACAAAGACGCCTTGTGTTAAAAAAATACAAAGCTGTATTAGTTGATTTGATGAAACGATTCAGCCATTCAACTACAAGAGCAGCTGTAAGTGAAGAATTACTGGAATCCGTCAAACGGGATGAAGAAAAATACCTTGCCGACGATCAAAAATGGAATGTTGAAGGCGAGGTGTACCGCCGGAAATTCGCGGTCATTATTCAAAGGCTTAAGGAAGCAGGCAGATCAGAGATTGGCTACAAAGCATCAGAAGAATTACTCGATGACCTTCTTGTCATAAAACGAAGCATTTATCAGCATCACCCGGTACATCATGAACTGAAAACATTACAAAAATTGATCAGACAAGTACAACTATTCGGATTCCATCTTGCCACGCTTGATATACGAAACCACAGCGGGGAACATGAAGCGGCAATCGCCGAAATATTGAAAAAGGTGGGGATCACTCAAGATTATTCAGCACTATCAGAAGAGGGAAAACAGGAACTGCTTGTCAAGCTTCTGGAAAACCCAAGACCACTGCTGCTGCTTCACGAGGATTACTCAAAAGAAACACAGGAAATGATCGAGGTATTCCAGATGATCAAGCGGGCGCATCAAGAATTCGGCAAACGTTCAATTTCCGTTTATCTAGTGAGTATGACGCAATCTGCGAGTGATTTGCTAGAGGTACTTATACTGGCAAAAGAAGCAGGTATATACAGGCTCCATGCTGACGGAACCCTGGAATCTGATCTTAATGTCGCTCCGCTTCTTGAAACAATCGATGATTTGACAGCCGGTCCAAAAATTATGGAAACATTATTCAATCTGCCATTATACCGCAATCACTTAAATAAAATGGGAGATCAGCAGGAAATCATGCTGGGATACTCAGATGGAAGCAAGGATGGCGGAACTTTGACAGCAAACTGGAAACTTTACAAAGCCCAGCTTGAGATTAATGAAATGGCAAAGAGATATAACATTGCTCTCAAGTTCTTCCATGGTCGAGGGGGGTCACTAGGACGGGGAGGCGGACCTTTGCATAGAAGCCTTCTTTCACAGCCGGTCGAGACACTTGGACAGGGCGTGAAAATCACCGAACAAGGGGAAGTTCTCTCATCCCGTTATCTTTTGAAAGACATCGCTTATAGAAGTCTTGAGCAGGCTACTTCGACAATGATGAAGGCGGCAGCCAATGTGTTGAAGGAATCAGAACAGGGGCATGTCCGCGATAAAAGATGGGTAGATGCGATTGAAGAAATTTCTGCTGTTTCGTTAAAGAAATATCAGTCCCTGGTATTTGAGGATCCCGATTTCCTAGTTTATTTCAATCAGGCGACCCCGCTGAAAGAGCTTGCGGAGCTTAATATCGGTTCGAGGCCAATGAGCCGTAAAAACAGCAGCAAATTCGAAAATTTGCGTGCTATTCCATGGGTATTCGCCTGGACACAGAGCAGGCAACTGTTCCCGGCATGGTATGCAGCTGGATCAGGCCTGCAGAGCTTTGCGCAGGAAAATTCGGGAAATCTGAAGCTATTGCAGGAAATGTACGCTGAATGGCCATTCTTCCGCAGTACGATTGATAATCTGCAGATGGCTTTGATGAAAGCGGATATCACCACTGCCCAGGAATATACTTCCTTAGTTGAGGACAAATCCATTGCCGACCGTATCTTCAGCAATATCCTGGAGGAATATGAACGGACAAGGAACATTCTTCTCCAAATTTCGGAGGATGAAGAGCTGCTTGACCATACACCGAACATCAAAGATTCTGTCCATAGGCGAAATCCGTATGTCGATCCACTAAACTTCATTCAAGTGGAATTGATTAAAGAACTTCGCAAGGATGAAAATCCGGATGATGAATTATTGACACAGGTTTTATTGACAATCAGTGGCGTTGCCGCTGGTTTAAGGAATACTGGTTGA